In Poecile atricapillus isolate bPoeAtr1 chromosome 1, bPoeAtr1.hap1, whole genome shotgun sequence, the sequence GTCATGGGATATGGAAGCGCCCTGACTCCAGCGGACATAGTACAGTCGCTGTACAGACTGGGTGGCAGGGGCTTTATTTAAACAGCTCCGAGACGCGAAGTACGTGGGAAAAACAACAATCCGGATTTAGGAAAATATCGGCCTTTCCCACGTCGTGGCGCGGGCAGATGCTGCGGGCAGCGCCGCCGGCCCCGGCTCCGAGCCCCGCGGCTCCGCGGCCGGGAGCGAGCTCCTCTTCACTCGGAGCAGTGAACTCAAATAAATCCGACTTGCTAGGTCAAATAAATCCGACTGTCTTAGTGAGGACAAACAGGTTTTAAAGAGCCCCGCGATGGCTCTTAGCACCCGCGGAACGAACTCATTCCTGAATCCAAAGCGTTCTGGAGTGTGCTTAAAATACGGGTTTCGACTTATCTAATCAAAGATAAATACAGCCATAAagacacccccagccccccgcaCCCTGCCCTTATCTCACCGCATTGTCCTCACCTCCCTGCTGACAATAGATTATCTTTGCTTAGGGAGCCTAattgttttctaatttttttaaataattgctCTTGAGCGGGGGTGTGCAAATGGGGATTAGGCTAATTAAAGCGCCGCCGGGGGGGTGCAGCGCTGCTGCCCGAGGTCTGCACGGAGCTGCCCCGACCCTCCGGGCCCCCCCCGGGGGAACTGGGAAGAAcgaggggcaggaaggggcgCACGGGCCCCGCGCGTTATTCAGCTCTTCACTAAACCATTATTTATTCATCCCCAGCTCTAAGGTAATTAAATACGGGCGGCCTTGGCAGGGGACGGCGAGCGGGGGGCAGgagttttggggaggaaaaaagatggAAGAAAGAGAGACAAGAGCCCGCCGGCAGCGGCTTCCCCGGAGATGCGCCCGGGGGCGCTGGCGGCGGGGCTCCCCCCGCAGCCGCCGGGGCCGCACCCGCGCAGAGGCGGCGGCGGGACGCGCAGCCGCGGCCGGGGCCGTGTCCGGGGCCGTGTCCCCGCCGCCAGGCCCCGCCCGCCCGTGCCGAGGCTCTgcccgccgggccgggctgggctgggctgggctggccgggctgggccgggccgggccgggggtgCCCAATCAGCGCTGCGCGGGGGCTCGGGCGCTTTaagcgcggcggcggcggagcggggaCAAAGTCCCCCCCGGCGCCGCGACGAGCATCCCCGCTCCCCCGACACACCGCCCTCGGCTGCCGCAGCGCCTCCCCGCTCTGGGgccggcaccgggaccggcaccgggatCCGGATCGGCGCTGGGCCCGGGCCCGGAGGGCGCCTACCCCGCGCCCCTCCGCCGCCGCGCTCCCGCGGGGTGCccgtctcctcctcctcctcctcatcgtcctcctcctccttctcctcgtCCTCCTgcggccgccgccgcgctcGGCCATGTCGATGCTGCCGTCGTTTGGCTTCACGCAGGAGCAGGTCGCCTGCGTCTGCGAGGTGCTGCAGCAAGGGGGGAACCTGGAGAGGCTGGGCCGGTTCCTCTGGTCGCTGCCGGCCTGCGACCACCTGCACAAGAACGAGAGCGTCCTCAAGGCCAAGGCGGTGGTGGCCTTCCACCGCGGCAACTTCCGCGAGCTCTACAAGATCCTGGAGAGCCACCAGTTCTCTCCTCACAACCACCccaagctgcagcagctctggctgaagGCGCACTACGTGGAAGCCGAGAAGCTGCGGGGCAGACCCTTGGGCGCCGTCGGCAAATACCGCGTCCGCCGAAAATTCCCTTTGCCCCGCACCATCTGGGACGGCGAGGAAACCAGCTACTGCTTCAAGGAGAAATCCCGGGGCGTGCTGCGGGAATGGTACGCCCACAACCCCTACCCGTCCCCCCGGGAGAAGCGGGAGCTGGCGGAAGCCACCGGTCTCACCACCACCCAGGTCAGCAACTGGTTCAAGAACAGGAGGCAACGGGACCGAGCGGCGGAGGCGAAGGAAAGGTACGTGCCACCCCTCCGTTCCCTGCTTTTCTCCCTACTCCACCGTGCGGGACGCGTTTGGGAAGCCCGGGAGCTGCTCCGGGAGCTCGGCCAGTACCCCGAGCCGGACGGGATAGGAGCGATGAAAGCACACGGTTCCCTtcaaatcctttcttttttttttttttttttttttattttttccgCAAACCCCGTTGCCTTTTCCCCTTCCGTGGAAACCCAAGTGAGTTTTTCCACCCGAGATCCACTCGACCTCACCTGCCCTGGGGGAACGAGGAACCCCCACCGTGCTCTTCCAGGCCGCTCCGCCGCCTTTGTTTGCTGCCTGCCTTCCCGGGTAAACCGGGAGCGATGCGGACCCGCAGCCTCCGGGAAGCGCTCGGGATGCCGGGTGGTGTGCTGCCGAGGGTCGGGTAGGGTAGCTCCGAGGCTCAGAGGAGAGAGATGCAGCTCCGGGTTGGATGGAGAGGTCGGGGGAAGCAGAAGGAGACCGGGATGAGGGCGCgctggccgggccgggccgccgcCCCGTACCGGGGCCACCCCGGCAGGCGACGCGATGGCCTCGGTGCGAGGGGACAGCTCGGCCCGAAGAGGCGGAGAGCCACGGAGGGCATCTCCTTCGGCCACCGAGCCACCGAGCTTCCTGGAGAAAACCCCGCACGCAGCTCGTCCCCGGGCCgcactttcatttttaattaaaaagaaagaaaaaccgcccctcaaaaaaaaatctcttcatcCAATTTTCCCTCCTCACCTAAATTACCGGGTTGTTCAGTGCATTTATTTGTAGGAGGGGCAAAAGAAATAGGGACGATCGGTTTTGAAATTATTAggattatttttccccccttgaGAAGCATCTGCTCCCACGCTGGAACTAAACGCGAAGGATTTATGGTGGGCATTAGCACAATGCCCATCCCTGCCGCCTCATGCCAGCCCTAACATCCCCGTTGTGggattatatttttgttttttttcctcgcCTTTCCGCAGAGAGAACACGGAAAACAACAACGCGGCCACCAACAAACCGAACCAACTCTCGCCTCTGGATGGGAGCAAACCCCTCATGTCCAGCTCCGAGGAAGAGTTTTCTCCTCCCCAAAGCCCGGATCAGAACTCGGTCCTGCTCTTGCAGGGGAACCTCAGCCACGCCAGGAGCTCCGGCTATTCCCTGAGCGGCTTAGCAGCATCCCAGACCCCTCACAGCCTCCAAGGCCACCAGCTCCAGGACTCGCTGCTGGGACCCCTCACGTCCAGCCTGGTGGATCTGGGATCCTAAAGGCCCTCGGCGGGCCGCCGGAGGATCGGGAGAGGAGGTTCTGCTCGGGGACAGAGGCTCTGGGTTGTACATAGAGGACAGCACCCGGTTTTACAGCTCACCCGCTGATTCTTAACGGGACTCTCGGCTCTTTTCACACAACCCCACATCGGCTCTTGCTCCAGTTCCCCCTCAGCGTCTCCCACTATCACCACgattttttaacttttgtttttccacgTAGCCAAACGCAGAGAGCGGCAATAACCCTCATCACCCCTTCGAGTTCAGACGAGTTGGTCCCAACgggaattacaaaaaaaaaaaaaaaaaaaaggggaggggggaggtggggagaaaagggaagaaaaaagaaaataaaaatcccaagcCCTGCTGGATCCGATTCCACCCAAACAAATCCCAGCGCTGTGGGCGCGGTGGGGCAGGGTCGGCCGGCgcatccctgctgctgcctggcccGGTCCCCGAGGAGCTGGGacggggacagagggagagAACCGCTGTACTGAGCCCTGTGTCGGagtggaaggagggaggggaagttacgtttacatttttcatatttagcCTTACCAAAAAGATTTCGATgtagtttaaatttaaaaaaaaaaaaaaaaaaaagaaaaaaaaagaaaaaaaaagggaaaaataaggtgaaaaaaaatatcaaaagctGCAGTATTAGAGTTTTACCAAGTGCCTGTGTCTGACCGCGGCCGTGCGAGACAGATACTGAGTGGGCTCCCGTGGACCCGCGTTCCCCACCTTTCTCCTCTTCGGTGGTGAAATGCATCGATGTGGCTAAAAATTAGGATAATAATAGTCATAATAAAAGTCGACGGCCATTTCCTCCTAAACTTCCCCGCCAGTTCCCCGTTGCCTTCTCCCGTCTGTGCCCGCTCGCCGCTTCCCTCCTCCGGCTTGCAGAGAGCCCGCGGATGACGCTGCCTGTCTCGAGTATTTGTTACCAAAAATCGCATGTGCTTTCGGGTTTATTTTCTATTGTACCTAAACAGTCTAAATTAAACAACGCTGATGGCAGAACACCCAGGCTGCGCTTTTCTTTGCCGGGGCGAGCCCGTGCCCCTCTGCCCACCCTCACCCCCTCCCCACGGGCTGTTTCGGAGGTTCGGGGCTGCGGGGACGCCGGCGGCTTCGGGAGGGAGCAAGGACGGGGACAGAGGCCCCGTTTAGGCTGCGGTCGCCCCGAGGGAGCCGCCGGGCACCCGGCCGGGAGGGAGCGCTTGGCCCTGCCGCCCGCCCCGTCGGGGCCTCGCTGGTGCCGGTGCTCCCTGTTAGCGTTTTGCATCATTAAGTGCGTGTTTATTTAAATCGCTGCCGTGTTTGTGCTCGGGGTCTTGGGCCATGGAGAAATGTCACCCTCTGCAGGAGGGTCTTGCCCGGCCGGAGCCCTGAGCGTCCGTCCCGCCCGGTCCCCAGCGGGCCCCCGGCCCAGCTCCAGAGCCCGCCGCGGAACCCCCACCCGCGGCCGGACGGGGCAGCGGATCCGCACCCACACCTCTCCCCCTGGGCTGCGGGGGAGCCAGGCCCGGGGCCGGGATACGGGAATAGTTTCCCTCCTCCCTCCGGACGGGCCCCGGCCGCCCCCTCGGGGGAGCCGGCCCAGGTCCCGCCGGGCTTCCTGCGCCCACGACCCTTCGggggggcagggccggggccagggggagctcctgccctgccGGGACACggcggggggagcaggggaggagggcGCAAATCCCGCGCATGGACGCGCAAAACGCGCGGGGGGCGCGCAGCTGCTCCCGCTCCTCTGCGGCCGCGGAAGGAGCCGGGACGAGACCCCACCTTGTGGGGGGAGCAtggagccccctcccctctcctggtGTGCAGCGACCCCGAGCTCGGCTGCCCggctggggaaggggacaggagcGTGTCCTGCTGCGGGACCCGCCGGGACctcaggggacaggacaggacagtcCGTGCCCCCCGGGCCGCGGTCCCCTCTTGTCCCTTTCCGTGGACCTTCATCCCCCTTCCCGGGGCTCCCATCCCGTTCCTCCGCGATCCCTCACAAAGCAGAGCAGCCGCTCCTGTGCCCACGGGCAGAAAAGGGGATCCCCCGGGGAAATgaaggatgtttttggggtcagcAGT encodes:
- the SIX1 gene encoding homeobox protein SIX1, with translation MSMLPSFGFTQEQVACVCEVLQQGGNLERLGRFLWSLPACDHLHKNESVLKAKAVVAFHRGNFRELYKILESHQFSPHNHPKLQQLWLKAHYVEAEKLRGRPLGAVGKYRVRRKFPLPRTIWDGEETSYCFKEKSRGVLREWYAHNPYPSPREKRELAEATGLTTTQVSNWFKNRRQRDRAAEAKERENTENNNAATNKPNQLSPLDGSKPLMSSSEEEFSPPQSPDQNSVLLLQGNLSHARSSGYSLSGLAASQTPHSLQGHQLQDSLLGPLTSSLVDLGS